One stretch of Methanobacterium veterum DNA includes these proteins:
- a CDS encoding PadR family transcriptional regulator, translating into MSRISKRFETEMRRGAIQIAVMCLLEKERYGYDITKSLKNSELKIEEGTLYLLLKRLENEKLLSSRWDTADSRPRKYYQITEYGREVRKNWLEFFKSINTNVEQFEINMDSEKR; encoded by the coding sequence ATGAGCCGCATATCCAAAAGATTCGAGACTGAAATGAGAAGAGGAGCCATACAAATTGCTGTAATGTGTTTACTCGAAAAAGAGCGTTATGGGTATGATATAACTAAAAGCCTGAAAAATTCAGAGCTTAAAATTGAAGAAGGCACTTTATACCTCCTGCTTAAACGTCTCGAAAATGAAAAACTGCTTTCCAGCCGTTGGGACACTGCAGATTCAAGACCACGGAAATATTATCAAATAACAGAATACGGCAGAGAAGTTCGAAAAAACTGGCTGGAATTTTTTAAATCAATAAACACGAATGTTGAACAATTTGAAATTAATATGGATTCTGAAAAAAGGTGA